Proteins encoded within one genomic window of Plasmodium cynomolgi strain B DNA, chromosome 11, whole genome shotgun sequence:
- a CDS encoding actin depolymerizing factor (putative) → MVSGVKVSDECIYEFNKLKVKHLHKYILFRIENCEEIIVDLLQQDSDLKSFEDIIMDIRNNLKSTECRYIIADMPIHTPEGVLRNRIYFIFWSPDSAKAKEKMLYAASKESLVQKINGIFKSLEITCDIEEFEEELRAIMLNT, encoded by the exons ATGGTCTCGGGGGTCAAAGTGTCAGACGAATGCATCTACGAATTTAACAAGCTGAAAGTGAAGCACCTGCACAAGTACATACTTTTTAGAATCGAAAATTGCGAGGAAATCATTGTAGATTTGTTGCAGCAGGATTCAGATTTGAAATCCTTCGAGGATATTATAATGGACATCAGAAACAATTTGAAATCGACGGAATGTAGATACATCATCGCAG ATATGCCTATCCACACCCCTGAAGGCGTACTGCGGAACAGaatttacttcattttttggtcCCCCGATTCTGCCAAggcgaaggagaaaatgctCTACGCAGCATCCAAAGAATCGCTGGTCCAAAAAATCAATGGCATTTTCAAAAGCCTAGAAATAACATGCGACATAGAAGAATTTGAGGAGGAGCTGCGGGCTATCATGCTAAACACATGA
- a CDS encoding hypothetical protein (putative), giving the protein MMLNYLFYNSTPKYENKIEKKKKDDMSSLQSCIENASITLILVGSIVVAISLLMSTLFADNLRSSRVYKLFCLTSGLWLVIIIAQVLTFLFSSTIFQNSTHLFLNDQKGSAGHKWNPLSTGLFLTNVVTFSCVSVLSFCGIFSYVVSTFNGANGRMLATTIFSFSLNLVFLAFQFLYILFRIHKIKGIKFSKYLPFFLPGFSCMLESIAMNVKHKMRQSVLDKKSKRGMHKKKLEDHVMHQDENIFLIN; this is encoded by the exons ATGATGCTGAATTATTTGTTCTATAACTCCACCCCAAAgtatgaaaacaaaattgaaaagaaaaaaaaggatgacatGAGCTCTCTGCAAAGTTGTATTGAAAATGCTTCGATTACGCTCATCCTAGTTGGCTCTATAGTGGTGGCCATAAGTCTTTTGATG AGCACACTGTTCGCAGACAATTTAAGGAGTTCAAGAGTgtacaaattattttgccTTACATCTG GTCTTTGGCTAGTTATAATAATAGCGCAAGTGttaacctttttattttcctcaacCATTTTTCAAA atTCCACGCATTTGTTCTTAAATGACCAAAAAGGGAGTGCAG ggcATAAGTGGAATCCCCTGAGCACTGGCCTATTTTTAA CCAACGTCGTAACCTTCAGCTGCGTGTCCGTCCTCTCCTTTTGCG GAATATTTTCTTACGTAGTCAGCACGTTTAATGGAGCTAATGGGCGCATGTTGGCCACCACCATTTTCAGCTTTTCCCTGAATTT aGTGTTCCTGGCCTTCCAGTTCCTATACATACTGTTCCGAATCCACAAAATTAAGGGCATAAAGTTTAGCAAGtatctgcctttttttttgcccggATTTTCTTGC ATGCTAGAATCCATCGCAATGAATGTGAAGCATAAAATGAGACAGAGTGTGTTGGATAAAAAGTCTAAAAGGggaatgcacaaaaaaaaacttgagGACCACGTGATGCACCAAGATG aaaatatattcttgATTAACtaa